A genomic segment from Luteolibacter ambystomatis encodes:
- a CDS encoding PDZ domain-containing protein has product MKRSALLLLSLALTACDSKQVTAVAAAESKPPAAVAVPTAPVEPAPELKQSVVRINSTQQGWSAGQPWDKNPPGRRRALGPIVAKGQVLTTSELVADATYLEFESTDGTRLVPAKVVAVDYEANLALLAPEDESKSEEFFKGTRPLHIGDAPRIGDSLDILQVEESGMPLITPGMLQGVDIISNFLEGQFFLTFQVKASMQSAASSFSLPVLRHGELTGLLASYNSKDQLSDVISTSILTRFLKSAGSGKYAGFPSLGINTARTEDPSFRKWLQIPDDQGGLYITSVRKDSSAATAGIKKGDVLLAVEDHKIDRRGYYEHPVYGSLFWSHLVRGEKNTGDVVKLSLLREGKPLHLDVTLNLSDDTKRLVPAYTFGKAPQYLVKGGLIFQELTKPLLESFGEDWHSRAPLNLLDAYENPEKYENKADHIVFLSGVIATPATIGYEPLRNLIVRKVNGKDIRDMKSLVEAFKGNKGGLHSIEFDEENFTVYLDEAASTAVDEQLVQRGIPQLSRVE; this is encoded by the coding sequence ATGAAACGCTCCGCCCTTCTCCTGCTTTCGCTGGCTCTCACCGCCTGCGATTCGAAACAGGTGACCGCCGTCGCCGCCGCGGAATCCAAGCCGCCCGCAGCGGTGGCCGTGCCGACAGCTCCGGTCGAACCCGCACCCGAGCTGAAGCAGTCCGTGGTCCGCATCAACTCCACCCAGCAGGGCTGGAGCGCCGGCCAGCCATGGGACAAGAACCCACCCGGCCGCCGCCGCGCTCTCGGACCCATCGTTGCCAAGGGCCAGGTCCTCACCACCAGCGAACTGGTGGCGGACGCGACCTATCTGGAGTTCGAGTCCACCGATGGCACCCGGTTGGTTCCCGCCAAGGTGGTGGCGGTCGACTACGAGGCCAATCTCGCCCTGCTCGCGCCGGAGGATGAATCGAAGTCCGAGGAGTTTTTCAAAGGCACACGCCCGCTCCACATCGGGGATGCGCCGCGGATCGGCGATTCTCTGGACATTCTCCAGGTTGAGGAAAGCGGCATGCCGCTGATCACACCCGGCATGCTCCAGGGAGTGGACATCATCTCGAATTTCCTGGAGGGACAGTTCTTTCTGACGTTCCAGGTGAAGGCCTCGATGCAGAGCGCGGCCAGCAGCTTTTCCCTGCCGGTCCTCCGCCACGGCGAACTGACGGGCCTGCTCGCCAGTTACAATTCGAAGGACCAGCTCAGTGATGTGATCTCCACGAGCATCCTCACCCGTTTCCTCAAGTCCGCCGGCAGTGGCAAATACGCCGGCTTCCCCAGCCTCGGCATCAACACCGCCCGCACGGAAGATCCATCGTTCCGCAAGTGGCTCCAGATCCCGGACGACCAGGGCGGCCTCTACATCACCTCTGTCCGCAAGGACAGCTCGGCGGCCACCGCAGGGATCAAGAAAGGCGACGTGCTGCTGGCCGTGGAGGATCACAAGATCGACCGCCGCGGCTACTACGAACACCCGGTGTACGGCAGCCTCTTCTGGAGCCATCTCGTTCGTGGTGAAAAGAATACCGGGGACGTGGTGAAGCTCTCGCTGCTGCGCGAGGGCAAGCCGCTCCACCTCGATGTCACCCTGAACCTGTCCGATGATACGAAGCGCCTCGTACCAGCCTACACCTTCGGCAAGGCTCCGCAGTATCTCGTCAAGGGCGGCCTCATTTTCCAGGAGCTCACCAAGCCCCTGCTGGAGTCCTTCGGCGAGGATTGGCACTCCCGCGCGCCACTCAACCTGCTGGACGCCTACGAAAACCCGGAGAAATACGAAAACAAGGCCGATCACATCGTCTTTCTCAGCGGCGTCATCGCCACCCCGGCCACCATTGGCTACGAGCCGCTCCGCAATCTCATCGTCCGCAAGGTGAACGGGAAGGACATCCGGGACATGAAGTCGCTGGTGGAAGCCTTCAAGGGCAACAAGGGCGGCCTCCACTCGATCGAATTCGACGAGGAAAACTTCACCGTTTACCTGGATGAGGCGGCCTCCACCGCCGTGGACGAGCAACTCGTGCAGCGGGGTATTCCGCAGCTTTCCCGGGTTGAGTAA
- a CDS encoding S1C family serine protease, which translates to MRSWLLALALTLPLASAQESPSAPSGIYKSVVRIEVASQIPDYSTPWNSGRFSGGIGSGFIIGKNKILTNAHVISNSRRILLNIYGSPKKYAAKVEFVAHDCDLALLSVEDFSDFEKLPVFSIGDVPALESQVRVIGYPIGGERLSVTRGVVSRIDFSTYSHSQADSHLIVQIDAAINPGNSGGPVVQDGKVVGVAFQGLRQADNTGYIIPTPVIKRFLKDIEDGRYDSYADLGVADFPLFNPAMRKAFNLPDDGNGVLVSTVTPTGSCDGVLKSGDILLAIDGKEVDSAGMVTIDGEEVNMNEVVERKFSGDKVALRYLRDGKPNDVEITLKPLPQARMYAVQYEKKPRYIVFAGLVFQPLDTNLLRSTKLDDINVRRLFADYVPKGGFQKRDDIVVLTRIESDPLTSQMDEFTGFAVDKINGVEVKSLKHANELLNPEQKPEFFVIDLFGSDRPVVIPSAEIEAANKRIQLGYGIKRLSRLDEE; encoded by the coding sequence ATGCGGTCTTGGTTACTCGCGCTCGCCCTCACCCTGCCCCTCGCTTCCGCCCAGGAATCCCCATCCGCCCCATCCGGCATATACAAGTCGGTCGTGCGGATCGAGGTGGCCTCACAAATCCCCGACTACTCCACGCCTTGGAATTCCGGTCGCTTCAGCGGCGGCATCGGTTCCGGCTTCATCATCGGGAAAAACAAGATCCTCACCAACGCCCACGTCATCTCGAACTCGCGCCGGATCCTGCTGAACATCTACGGCAGCCCGAAGAAATACGCGGCCAAGGTCGAGTTCGTGGCCCACGATTGCGACCTCGCACTGCTGTCCGTGGAGGATTTCTCGGATTTCGAAAAACTGCCGGTGTTCTCCATCGGTGACGTGCCCGCGCTGGAGTCGCAGGTCCGCGTGATCGGCTACCCCATCGGCGGCGAGCGTCTCTCCGTCACCCGCGGCGTGGTTTCGCGCATCGACTTCAGCACCTACTCCCACTCACAGGCGGACTCGCACCTGATCGTCCAAATCGATGCGGCCATCAATCCCGGCAACTCCGGTGGTCCGGTGGTGCAGGATGGCAAGGTCGTCGGCGTGGCTTTCCAAGGTCTCCGCCAGGCGGACAACACCGGCTACATCATCCCCACTCCCGTCATCAAACGCTTCCTCAAGGACATCGAGGACGGCCGCTACGACTCCTATGCCGATCTCGGCGTGGCGGATTTCCCGCTGTTCAACCCCGCCATGCGCAAAGCCTTCAATCTGCCGGACGATGGCAATGGCGTGCTCGTCTCCACCGTCACGCCCACCGGCTCCTGTGATGGCGTGCTGAAGTCCGGCGACATCCTGCTGGCCATCGATGGCAAGGAAGTCGACAGCGCCGGCATGGTCACCATCGATGGCGAAGAGGTGAACATGAACGAAGTCGTCGAGCGCAAGTTCTCCGGAGATAAGGTCGCCCTGCGCTACCTCCGCGATGGCAAACCGAACGACGTGGAGATCACCCTCAAGCCGCTGCCACAGGCCCGCATGTATGCCGTGCAGTATGAGAAGAAGCCTCGCTACATCGTCTTCGCCGGTCTCGTCTTCCAACCGCTGGACACCAACCTGCTGCGCTCGACCAAGCTGGATGACATCAACGTCCGACGCCTATTCGCCGACTACGTGCCGAAGGGCGGCTTCCAGAAGCGCGATGACATCGTCGTGCTCACCCGCATCGAGAGCGATCCTCTCACCAGCCAGATGGACGAGTTCACGGGCTTCGCCGTGGACAAAATCAACGGCGTGGAGGTGAAGAGCCTCAAGCACGCCAACGAATTGCTGAACCCCGAACAAAAGCCGGAGTTCTTCGTCATCGATCTCTTCGGCTCGGATCGCCCCGTGGTGATTCCCTCCGCGGAAATCGAGGCCGCCAACAAACGCATCCAGCTCGGCTACGGCATCAAGCGCCTGTCCCGCCTCGATGAAGAATAA
- the mqo gene encoding malate dehydrogenase (quinone) yields MSSKKKVNESPDAVLVGAGIMSATLGVLLKELRPDMTLVILEGLSEVAQESSSAWNNAGTGHAALCELNYTPEKKDGSIDVSKAIQINESFELSKQLWASLVQRGTLGRAGGFLTRVPHLSFVHGRKNVEYLRKRHEALKDHPFFREMEFTEDPATMAEWMPLIMQDRDPKEPVAATRVESGTDVDFGALTKAMIEHLKKLPGVTVHTGHQVANVYRSGDDWTVEAEPDFAPRYSLRTKFVFLGAGGGALPLLQMSGIPEGKGFGGFPVSGQWLRCDNPELVDRHFAKVYGKASVGAPPMSVPHLDTRIINGKRSLLFGPYAGFTTKYLKSGSLLDLPMSFRPDNFIPMVAAGLANFDLTKYLIGQVIQSPEERLEALKEFVPDAKMEDWHLAYAGQRVQIIKKDKKKGGILQFGTEVVSAEDGSIAALLGASPGASTAVGIMLQLIGKCFPEEMKSQEWTDKLKALIPAYGESMAGNPELYRQTRAWTAEVLGLKV; encoded by the coding sequence ATGAGCAGCAAGAAGAAGGTCAACGAGAGTCCAGACGCGGTTTTGGTAGGAGCGGGAATCATGAGCGCCACGCTGGGTGTTCTGCTCAAAGAACTCCGGCCGGACATGACCCTCGTGATCCTCGAAGGCCTCAGTGAGGTGGCCCAGGAAAGCTCCAGCGCCTGGAACAACGCCGGCACCGGCCACGCCGCGCTCTGCGAGCTGAACTACACGCCGGAGAAAAAGGACGGCTCGATCGACGTCTCGAAGGCGATCCAGATCAACGAGTCCTTCGAGCTTTCCAAGCAACTCTGGGCCTCGCTGGTCCAGCGCGGCACCCTCGGCCGGGCGGGCGGATTCCTGACCCGCGTGCCGCACCTGAGCTTCGTCCACGGCAGGAAGAACGTGGAGTACCTGCGCAAGCGCCATGAGGCGCTGAAGGACCATCCGTTCTTCCGTGAGATGGAGTTCACCGAGGACCCGGCGACGATGGCGGAATGGATGCCGCTGATCATGCAGGACCGCGATCCCAAGGAGCCGGTGGCGGCGACCCGCGTGGAGTCCGGCACCGACGTCGACTTCGGCGCGTTGACCAAGGCGATGATCGAGCACCTCAAGAAGCTGCCCGGTGTGACGGTTCATACCGGTCATCAGGTGGCGAACGTCTATCGCAGCGGGGACGACTGGACCGTGGAGGCGGAGCCGGATTTCGCGCCGCGCTACTCGTTGCGCACCAAATTTGTCTTCCTCGGTGCGGGTGGTGGCGCGCTGCCGCTCCTGCAGATGTCCGGCATTCCGGAAGGGAAGGGCTTCGGCGGCTTCCCGGTCAGCGGCCAGTGGCTGCGCTGCGACAATCCGGAGCTGGTGGACCGCCACTTTGCCAAGGTCTATGGCAAGGCCTCCGTCGGCGCACCGCCGATGTCCGTGCCGCACCTCGATACCCGCATCATCAACGGCAAACGCTCGCTGCTGTTCGGGCCGTATGCCGGATTCACGACGAAGTATCTCAAGAGCGGTTCGTTGCTCGACCTGCCGATGTCGTTCCGCCCGGACAATTTCATCCCGATGGTGGCCGCCGGTCTCGCGAACTTCGATCTCACCAAGTATCTCATCGGCCAGGTGATCCAGTCGCCCGAAGAGCGTCTTGAGGCGCTCAAGGAATTCGTGCCGGATGCGAAGATGGAGGACTGGCATCTCGCGTATGCCGGCCAGCGCGTGCAGATCATCAAGAAGGACAAGAAGAAGGGCGGCATCCTCCAGTTCGGCACCGAGGTGGTGTCCGCAGAGGACGGTTCCATCGCCGCGCTGCTGGGTGCTTCACCCGGAGCCTCCACCGCGGTGGGCATCATGCTCCAGCTCATCGGCAAGTGCTTCCCGGAGGAGATGAAGTCGCAGGAGTGGACGGACAAGCTGAAGGCGCTGATCCCGGCCTACGGTGAATCCATGGCCGGGAATCCGGAGCTCTACCGCCAGACCCGCGCGTGGACCGCGGAGGTGCTGGGGTTGAAGGTGTGA